In Rhodamnia argentea isolate NSW1041297 chromosome 11, ASM2092103v1, whole genome shotgun sequence, one genomic interval encodes:
- the LOC115751128 gene encoding DEAD-box ATP-dependent RNA helicase 46 isoform X1, whose protein sequence is MAATATMSSSGPRYAPEDPTLPKPWRGLVDGKTGYLYFWNPETNVTQYERPTGTSSSAHISSSVQVRQPSPGQQRGYNPDREDDRYGRGNNGGSRGIQSAVGGTVSLQNGPKGTVGLGHVAPSVKEQGPLSTGSSLSADAYRRHHEITVSGADVPPPLISFEATGFPSEILREVHSAGFSAPTPIQAQSWPIALQSRDIVAIAKTGSGKTLGYLLPGFIHIKRCRNNSRMGPTVLVLSPTRELATQIQDEAVKFAKSSKISCVCLYGGAPKAPQLRDIDRGADIVVATPGRLNDILEMKRISLSQVSYLVLDEADRMLDMGFEPQIRKIVRDVPARRQTLMYTATWPKEVRKIAADLLVNPVQVNIGNVDELVANKSITQHVELLAPMEKHRRLEQILRSQEPGSKIIIFCSTKKMCDQLARNLSRQFGAAAIHGDKSQSERDFVLNQFRTGRSPILVATDVAARGLDIKDIRVVINYDFPTGVEDYVHRIGRTGRAGASGLAHTFFGEQDAKYAAELIKVLEGANQRVPPEIRNMASRGGGMGRFRRWGSDSGGRDGGRGGRGDSGYGGRDGGRVGWSFSASASSKPDKGGGRGYGSESRDRFGSGHDGYERARSRSPKGSGGWVDRASNWSRDRSRSPDRSEHNRARSPVRSFHQAMMERSQSHRPGASQSPRCPRSPSPRGKDKERGNFGGSHGDAPSKWDGGYGGGSRSSYLGEEEEGMIPADGGR, encoded by the exons ATGGCTGCAACTGCAACCATGTCGTCTTCTGGTCCTCGCTATGCTCCAGAAGATCCTACTCTTCCCAAGCCCTGGAGAGGGCTTGTTGATGGGAAAACGGGTTATCTCTACTTTTGGAATCCGGAGACTAACGTTACTCAGTATGAGAGGCCCACTGGCACATCGTCTTCGGCTCATATCAGCTCTTCTGTTCAAGTTCGACAGCCATCGCCTGGTCAGCAGCGAGGTTATAATCCTGATAGGGAAGATGATCGATATGGCCGAGGAAACAATGGTGGGTCAAGGGGCATTCAG AGTGCAGTTGGTGGGACAGTTAGCTTGCAAAATGGTCCAAAGGGAACAGTTGGTCTTGGGCATGTAGCACCTTCTGTGAAAGAACAGGGTCCTTTAAGCACCGGAAGTAGTTTATCTGCTGATGCTTATCGGCGTCATCATGAAATCACTGTTTCT GGAGCTGACGTGCCTCCACCGTTGATATCATTTGAAGCTACAGGATTCCCTTCAGAGATTCTCAGGGAA GTACACAGTGCTGGGTTTTCTGCTCCAACCCCAATTCAGGCACAGTCATGGCCTATTGCACTCCAAAGTCGAGATATTGTGGCCATTGCTAAAACTGGTTCCGGGAAGACGCTGGGATATCTACTACCAGGCTTCATCCATATCAAGCGATGCCGTAATAATTCTCGTATGGGTCCAACTGTGCTGGTACTGTCACCCACGAGGGAGTTGGCGACGCAGATACAAGACGAAGCTGTCAAGTTTGctaaatcatcaaaaatttcCTGTGTG TGTCTCTACGGAGGAGCACCAAAAGCTCCCCAGTTGCGGGATATAGACAGAGGAGCTGACATTGTGGTTGCCACTCCTGGACGTTTGAATGATATCCTCGAGATGAAGAGAATCAGCCTCAGTCAAGTTTCGTACCTTGTGCTGGACGAGGCAGATCGAATGCTGGACATGGGTTTCGAACCTCAGATAAGAAAGATTGTGAGGGATGTGCCTGCTCGCCGCCAGACTCTCATGTATACTGCTACGTGGCCAAAGGAGGTTCGTAAAATTGCAGCAGATCTGCTGGTTAATCCTGTGCAGGTTAATATTGGAAATGTGGATGAGCTTGTTGCAAACAAGTCTATCACACAG CATGTGGAACTCCTGGCTCCCATGGAGAAGCACAGACGATTGGAGCAGATACTTCGCTCTCAAGAGCCAGGGTCAAAAATAATTATCTTCTGTTCTACTAAGAAAATGTGTGATCAGCTTGCCCGTAACCTCTCCCGCCAGTTTGGAGCTGCTGCAATACATGGAGACAAGTCTCAGAGCGAGAGGGATTTTGTGCTGAATCAGTTTCGGACTGGAAGATCTCCAATTTTGGTAGCAACTGATGTAGCAGCCCGTGGATTGGATATCAAAGATATCAG GGTGGTTATCAATTATGACTTCCCTACTGGTGTGGAGGATTATGTTCATCGGATTGGAAGAACTGGAAGAGCAGGAGCTAGCGGATTAGCGCATACGTTTTTTGGTGAACAGGATGCAAAATACGCAGCAGAACTCATCAAAGTTCTTGAGGGGGCAAACCAGCGAGTCCCACCAGAAATTCGTAATATGGCTTCTCGTGGTGGTGGAATGGGAAGGTTTAGACGCTGGGGCTCTGATTCTGGTGGTAGAGATGGAGGCCGAGGGGGACGTGGTGATTCTGGTTATGGTGGAAGAGATGGTGGAAGGGTAGGTTGGTCattttctgcttctgcttccaGCAAGCCGGACAAAGGTGGCGGTCGTGGCTATGGTTCTGAGTCACGTGATAG GTTTGGTAGTGGCCATGATGGATATGAGAGAGCTAGAAGTCGGAGTCCCAAGGGATCAGGTGGCTGGGTTGATCGTGCTAGTAACTGGAGTCGTGACCGCAGCCGTAGCCCTGATAGGTCTGAGCATAACAGGGCTCGTTCCCCAGTTCGCAGCTTCCACCAAGCCATGATGGAGAGAAGCCAATCTCATCGCCCAGGTGCATCTCAGAGTCCGCGATGTCCAAGGTCTCCTTCGCCCCGTGGGAAGGATAAAGAGAGAGGGAATTTTGGGGGGTCGCATGGTGATGCTCCATCAAAATGGGATGGAGGATATGGTGGTGGGTCCCGCTCTTCTTACCTtggggaagaagaggaaggcatGATTCCTGCTGACGGAGGCAGATAA
- the LOC115751128 gene encoding DEAD-box ATP-dependent RNA helicase 46 isoform X2: MAATATMSSSGPRYAPEDPTLPKPWRGLVDGKTGYLYFWNPETNVTQYERPTGTSSSAHISSSVQVRQPSPGQQRGYNPDREDDRYGRGNNGGSRGIQSAVGGTVGLGHVAPSVKEQGPLSTGSSLSADAYRRHHEITVSGADVPPPLISFEATGFPSEILREVHSAGFSAPTPIQAQSWPIALQSRDIVAIAKTGSGKTLGYLLPGFIHIKRCRNNSRMGPTVLVLSPTRELATQIQDEAVKFAKSSKISCVCLYGGAPKAPQLRDIDRGADIVVATPGRLNDILEMKRISLSQVSYLVLDEADRMLDMGFEPQIRKIVRDVPARRQTLMYTATWPKEVRKIAADLLVNPVQVNIGNVDELVANKSITQHVELLAPMEKHRRLEQILRSQEPGSKIIIFCSTKKMCDQLARNLSRQFGAAAIHGDKSQSERDFVLNQFRTGRSPILVATDVAARGLDIKDIRVVINYDFPTGVEDYVHRIGRTGRAGASGLAHTFFGEQDAKYAAELIKVLEGANQRVPPEIRNMASRGGGMGRFRRWGSDSGGRDGGRGGRGDSGYGGRDGGRVGWSFSASASSKPDKGGGRGYGSESRDRFGSGHDGYERARSRSPKGSGGWVDRASNWSRDRSRSPDRSEHNRARSPVRSFHQAMMERSQSHRPGASQSPRCPRSPSPRGKDKERGNFGGSHGDAPSKWDGGYGGGSRSSYLGEEEEGMIPADGGR, from the exons ATGGCTGCAACTGCAACCATGTCGTCTTCTGGTCCTCGCTATGCTCCAGAAGATCCTACTCTTCCCAAGCCCTGGAGAGGGCTTGTTGATGGGAAAACGGGTTATCTCTACTTTTGGAATCCGGAGACTAACGTTACTCAGTATGAGAGGCCCACTGGCACATCGTCTTCGGCTCATATCAGCTCTTCTGTTCAAGTTCGACAGCCATCGCCTGGTCAGCAGCGAGGTTATAATCCTGATAGGGAAGATGATCGATATGGCCGAGGAAACAATGGTGGGTCAAGGGGCATTCAG AGTGCAGTTGGTGGGACAG TTGGTCTTGGGCATGTAGCACCTTCTGTGAAAGAACAGGGTCCTTTAAGCACCGGAAGTAGTTTATCTGCTGATGCTTATCGGCGTCATCATGAAATCACTGTTTCT GGAGCTGACGTGCCTCCACCGTTGATATCATTTGAAGCTACAGGATTCCCTTCAGAGATTCTCAGGGAA GTACACAGTGCTGGGTTTTCTGCTCCAACCCCAATTCAGGCACAGTCATGGCCTATTGCACTCCAAAGTCGAGATATTGTGGCCATTGCTAAAACTGGTTCCGGGAAGACGCTGGGATATCTACTACCAGGCTTCATCCATATCAAGCGATGCCGTAATAATTCTCGTATGGGTCCAACTGTGCTGGTACTGTCACCCACGAGGGAGTTGGCGACGCAGATACAAGACGAAGCTGTCAAGTTTGctaaatcatcaaaaatttcCTGTGTG TGTCTCTACGGAGGAGCACCAAAAGCTCCCCAGTTGCGGGATATAGACAGAGGAGCTGACATTGTGGTTGCCACTCCTGGACGTTTGAATGATATCCTCGAGATGAAGAGAATCAGCCTCAGTCAAGTTTCGTACCTTGTGCTGGACGAGGCAGATCGAATGCTGGACATGGGTTTCGAACCTCAGATAAGAAAGATTGTGAGGGATGTGCCTGCTCGCCGCCAGACTCTCATGTATACTGCTACGTGGCCAAAGGAGGTTCGTAAAATTGCAGCAGATCTGCTGGTTAATCCTGTGCAGGTTAATATTGGAAATGTGGATGAGCTTGTTGCAAACAAGTCTATCACACAG CATGTGGAACTCCTGGCTCCCATGGAGAAGCACAGACGATTGGAGCAGATACTTCGCTCTCAAGAGCCAGGGTCAAAAATAATTATCTTCTGTTCTACTAAGAAAATGTGTGATCAGCTTGCCCGTAACCTCTCCCGCCAGTTTGGAGCTGCTGCAATACATGGAGACAAGTCTCAGAGCGAGAGGGATTTTGTGCTGAATCAGTTTCGGACTGGAAGATCTCCAATTTTGGTAGCAACTGATGTAGCAGCCCGTGGATTGGATATCAAAGATATCAG GGTGGTTATCAATTATGACTTCCCTACTGGTGTGGAGGATTATGTTCATCGGATTGGAAGAACTGGAAGAGCAGGAGCTAGCGGATTAGCGCATACGTTTTTTGGTGAACAGGATGCAAAATACGCAGCAGAACTCATCAAAGTTCTTGAGGGGGCAAACCAGCGAGTCCCACCAGAAATTCGTAATATGGCTTCTCGTGGTGGTGGAATGGGAAGGTTTAGACGCTGGGGCTCTGATTCTGGTGGTAGAGATGGAGGCCGAGGGGGACGTGGTGATTCTGGTTATGGTGGAAGAGATGGTGGAAGGGTAGGTTGGTCattttctgcttctgcttccaGCAAGCCGGACAAAGGTGGCGGTCGTGGCTATGGTTCTGAGTCACGTGATAG GTTTGGTAGTGGCCATGATGGATATGAGAGAGCTAGAAGTCGGAGTCCCAAGGGATCAGGTGGCTGGGTTGATCGTGCTAGTAACTGGAGTCGTGACCGCAGCCGTAGCCCTGATAGGTCTGAGCATAACAGGGCTCGTTCCCCAGTTCGCAGCTTCCACCAAGCCATGATGGAGAGAAGCCAATCTCATCGCCCAGGTGCATCTCAGAGTCCGCGATGTCCAAGGTCTCCTTCGCCCCGTGGGAAGGATAAAGAGAGAGGGAATTTTGGGGGGTCGCATGGTGATGCTCCATCAAAATGGGATGGAGGATATGGTGGTGGGTCCCGCTCTTCTTACCTtggggaagaagaggaaggcatGATTCCTGCTGACGGAGGCAGATAA